The following coding sequences lie in one Streptomyces albofaciens JCM 4342 genomic window:
- a CDS encoding MFS transporter, with protein sequence MTAVDPRDALDDPRPAPGRTPVPAQAAAPPDPSPGGVLGRRYRALTLGIISVVSLIAFEASAVNTAMPAVGQALDGIELYAFAFSAYFTASLFAMALSGEWCDRGGPLAPLFTGIATFGAGLVVAGSAQQMWLFVAGRGVQGIGGGLVIVALYVVVSRAYPEALRPSVLAAFSAAWVLPVIVGPLVAGSVTEQLGWRWVFLSIPVLVLLPLTVMLPALRKLPPRKGEERMDRRRILLALAVAVGAGLLQYAAQRRDWIAVLPVAAGLALLVPAVVRLLPRGTFRAARGLPSVVLIRGLAAGSLLAAESFIPLMLVTERGLSTTLAGLSLTGGGLTWALGSYTQSRPRLEPYRERIMGIGMVLMTAAILIVPLVLVPGVPVWIVAVAWVVAGYGMGLNISSGSVLLLKLSPPEEAGSNSASLQVSDALGNITFVGISGLLFSAFGGGAVDTHATPDVTNAASGQPAAFAAVFVTMAAVALTGSWVATRLKPAGDGRAPAARGGGRTAPVPGPRTPEASAER encoded by the coding sequence ATGACTGCCGTGGACCCGCGTGATGCCCTCGATGATCCCCGGCCGGCTCCGGGCCGGACCCCGGTTCCGGCCCAGGCCGCCGCGCCGCCCGATCCGTCCCCTGGCGGTGTGCTCGGGCGGCGCTACCGGGCGCTGACGCTCGGCATCATCTCCGTCGTCTCGCTCATCGCCTTCGAGGCGAGCGCGGTGAACACCGCCATGCCGGCTGTCGGCCAGGCCCTGGACGGGATCGAGCTGTACGCGTTCGCCTTCTCCGCGTACTTCACGGCGAGCCTGTTCGCGATGGCGCTGTCGGGGGAGTGGTGCGACCGGGGCGGGCCGCTCGCACCCCTGTTCACCGGGATCGCCACCTTCGGCGCGGGGCTGGTGGTCGCGGGGTCGGCGCAGCAGATGTGGCTGTTCGTGGCCGGGCGCGGGGTGCAGGGGATCGGGGGCGGGCTGGTGATCGTCGCCCTCTACGTCGTGGTCTCCCGCGCGTATCCGGAGGCGCTGCGGCCGTCCGTGCTCGCGGCCTTCTCGGCGGCCTGGGTGCTGCCCGTGATCGTCGGGCCGCTCGTCGCCGGGTCGGTCACCGAGCAGCTGGGCTGGCGCTGGGTGTTCCTGTCCATACCCGTACTCGTGCTGCTGCCGCTCACGGTCATGCTGCCCGCGCTGCGCAAGCTGCCGCCCCGCAAGGGGGAGGAGCGGATGGACCGGCGCCGCATCCTGCTCGCCCTGGCGGTGGCCGTGGGCGCCGGGCTCCTTCAGTACGCGGCGCAGCGGCGCGACTGGATCGCCGTGCTGCCCGTGGCCGCCGGGCTCGCCCTGCTGGTGCCCGCCGTCGTACGGCTGCTGCCCAGGGGGACGTTCCGGGCGGCCCGCGGGCTGCCGTCCGTCGTTCTGATCCGCGGGCTGGCGGCCGGCTCACTGCTCGCCGCCGAGAGCTTCATCCCGCTGATGCTCGTCACGGAGCGCGGTCTGTCGACCACGCTGGCCGGGCTCTCGCTGACCGGCGGCGGCCTCACCTGGGCCCTGGGCTCGTACACCCAGAGCCGGCCGCGCCTGGAACCGTACCGGGAGCGGATCATGGGGATCGGGATGGTGCTGATGACGGCGGCGATCCTGATCGTGCCGCTGGTGCTCGTCCCCGGCGTGCCGGTGTGGATCGTGGCGGTGGCGTGGGTCGTGGCCGGGTACGGCATGGGGCTGAACATCTCCAGCGGGAGTGTGCTGCTGCTGAAGCTGTCGCCGCCGGAGGAGGCGGGCAGCAACTCGGCCTCGCTCCAGGTCTCGGACGCCCTCGGCAACATCACGTTCGTCGGGATCAGCGGGCTGCTGTTCAGCGCCTTCGGCGGCGGCGCGGTCGACACGCACGCCACGCCGGACGTGACCAACGCCGCATCCGGGCAGCCCGCCGCCTTCGCCGCGGTCTTCGTCACCATGGCGGCCGTGGCCCTCACCGGATCGTGGGTGGCCACGCGTCTGAAGCCCGCCGGTGACGGGCGCGCGCCGGCCGCCCGCGGCGGCGGGAGGACGGCGCCGGTGCCCGGGCCGCGCACGCCGGAGGCCTCCGCGGAGCGTTAG
- a CDS encoding DEAD/DEAH box helicase, which produces MTTTTSATNNHHLSPAFPGRAPWGTANKLRAWQQAAMDRYIQTQPRDFLAVATPGAGKTTFALTLASWLLHHHVVQQVTVVAPTEHLKKQWAEAAARVGIKLDPEYSAGPLGREYHGIAITYAGVGVRPMLHRNRIEQRKTLVILDEIHHAGDSKSWGEACLEAFEPATRRLALTGTPFRSDTNPIPFVTYEEGDDGIRRSAADYTYGYGNALGDGVVRPVIFLSYSGNMRWRTKAGDEIAARLGEPMTKDAVSQAWRTALDPRGDWMPKVLKAADQRLTEVRKAIPDAGALVIASDQEQARAYAKLIREITGEGATLVLSDDSGASQRIDDFSRSDDRWMVAVRMVSEGVDVPRLAVGVYATTISTPLFFAQAVGRFVRSRKRGETASVFLPTVPSLLSFANEMEVERDHVLDKPKKDGEEDPYAESEKEMDEANKQQDEDTGEQEQFSFEALESEAVFDRVLYDGAEFGMQAHAGSEEEQDYLGIPGLLEPDQVQMLLQKRQARQIAHSKKKPAEEADLLELPAERRPVVTHKELLELRKQLNTLVGAYVHQSGKPHGVIHTELRRVCGGPPSAEATAGQLNERIKKVREWATRMK; this is translated from the coding sequence GTGACTACCACCACCAGCGCCACCAACAACCACCACCTGTCCCCGGCCTTCCCCGGACGGGCCCCCTGGGGTACCGCCAACAAGCTGCGCGCCTGGCAGCAGGCCGCGATGGACCGGTACATCCAGACGCAGCCGCGCGACTTCCTCGCGGTCGCGACGCCCGGCGCGGGCAAGACCACCTTCGCGCTCACCCTCGCCTCCTGGCTGCTGCACCACCACGTCGTGCAGCAGGTGACCGTGGTCGCGCCCACCGAGCACCTGAAGAAGCAGTGGGCGGAGGCCGCCGCCCGCGTAGGCATCAAGCTGGACCCGGAGTACAGCGCGGGTCCGCTCGGCCGGGAGTACCACGGCATCGCGATCACGTACGCGGGTGTCGGCGTGCGTCCGATGCTGCACCGCAACCGCATCGAGCAGCGCAAGACGCTGGTCATCCTCGACGAGATCCACCACGCCGGTGACTCCAAGTCCTGGGGCGAGGCGTGCCTGGAGGCGTTCGAGCCGGCCACCCGGCGGCTCGCGCTGACCGGTACACCGTTCCGCTCCGACACCAACCCGATCCCCTTCGTGACGTACGAGGAGGGCGACGACGGCATCCGGCGCAGCGCCGCCGACTACACGTACGGCTACGGCAACGCGCTCGGCGACGGCGTCGTGCGCCCGGTGATCTTCCTGTCGTACAGCGGCAACATGCGCTGGCGCACCAAGGCCGGCGACGAGATCGCGGCCCGGCTCGGCGAGCCGATGACCAAGGACGCCGTCTCCCAGGCCTGGCGCACCGCGCTGGACCCGCGCGGCGACTGGATGCCCAAGGTCCTCAAGGCCGCCGACCAGCGGCTGACCGAGGTCCGCAAGGCGATACCGGACGCCGGCGCGCTGGTGATCGCCTCCGACCAGGAGCAGGCCCGCGCGTACGCCAAGCTGATCCGCGAGATAACGGGCGAGGGCGCCACCCTCGTCCTGTCCGACGACAGCGGCGCCTCGCAGCGCATCGACGACTTCTCGCGCTCCGACGACCGGTGGATGGTCGCGGTCCGCATGGTGTCCGAGGGCGTCGACGTCCCGCGCCTCGCGGTCGGCGTGTACGCGACGACCATCTCCACCCCGCTGTTCTTCGCGCAGGCCGTGGGCCGCTTCGTACGGTCCCGCAAGCGCGGCGAGACCGCGTCCGTCTTCCTGCCCACCGTGCCCTCGCTGCTCTCCTTCGCCAACGAGATGGAGGTCGAGCGCGACCACGTCCTGGACAAGCCGAAGAAGGACGGTGAGGAGGACCCGTACGCCGAGTCCGAGAAGGAGATGGACGAGGCCAACAAGCAGCAGGACGAGGACACCGGGGAGCAGGAGCAGTTCTCGTTCGAGGCGCTGGAGTCCGAGGCGGTCTTCGACCGGGTGCTCTACGACGGCGCCGAGTTCGGCATGCAGGCGCACGCGGGCAGCGAGGAGGAGCAGGACTACCTCGGCATCCCCGGACTGCTGGAGCCGGACCAGGTGCAGATGCTGCTCCAGAAGCGGCAGGCGCGGCAGATCGCGCACAGCAAGAAGAAGCCGGCCGAGGAGGCCGACCTGCTGGAGCTGCCCGCCGAGCGGCGCCCGGTGGTCACGCACAAGGAGCTGCTGGAGTTGCGCAAGCAGCTGAACACCCTGGTCGGCGCGTATGTCCACCAGAGCGGCAAGCCGCACGGCGTGATCCACACCGAGCTGCGCCGGGTGTGCGGCGGCCCGCCGAGCGCGGAGGCCACCGCCGGGCAGCTCAACGAGCGGATCAAGAAGGTACGGGAGTGGGCCACGCGCATGAAGTGA
- a CDS encoding IclR family transcriptional regulator, with protein MTAETSQTLDRGLRVLKLLADTDHGLTVTELSTKLGVNRTVVYRLLATLEQHALVRRDIGGRARVGLGVLRLGRQVHPLVREAALPALRALAEDIGATAHLTLVDGTEALAVAVVEPSWTDYHVAYRAGFRHPLDRGAAGRAILKARQGHIEDAGLALTHGELEAGASGAAAPLLGVSGIEGSVGVVMLADTVPERVGPRVVEAAREVSEALR; from the coding sequence GTGACCGCGGAGACCTCTCAGACGCTCGACCGAGGACTGCGCGTCCTCAAACTGCTCGCCGACACCGACCACGGCCTGACCGTCACGGAGCTGTCCACCAAACTGGGGGTCAACCGGACCGTGGTCTACCGCCTGCTCGCCACACTGGAGCAGCACGCCCTGGTACGCCGTGACATCGGCGGCCGGGCCCGGGTGGGCCTGGGCGTGCTGCGCCTGGGCCGCCAGGTGCATCCGCTGGTGCGCGAGGCGGCGCTGCCCGCCCTGCGCGCGCTGGCCGAGGACATCGGCGCCACCGCCCACCTCACGCTCGTGGACGGTACGGAAGCGCTGGCCGTGGCCGTCGTCGAGCCGTCCTGGACCGACTACCACGTCGCCTACCGCGCGGGTTTCCGGCATCCGCTGGACCGGGGTGCGGCCGGACGGGCGATACTCAAGGCCCGCCAGGGCCATATCGAGGACGCCGGACTGGCCCTGACCCACGGCGAGTTGGAGGCGGGCGCGAGCGGCGCGGCGGCCCCGCTGCTCGGGGTCAGCGGCATCGAGGGCAGCGTCGGCGTGGTGATGCTCGCCGACACGGTGCCGGAGCGGGTCGGGCCCAGAGTGGTCGAGGCGGCCCGCGAGGTGTCCGAAGCGCTGCGTTAG
- a CDS encoding S16 family serine protease — protein MSSRTRALGICTALVLALLATAAFAPLPFSVAFPGDTADVLGKHKGKQVITISGAPTRETSGQLRMAAIVATGPDASVRLPDIIRGWFRTDQAVMPVESVYPVGDTAEKAVEHNLKDMRSSQDVATKAALNYLHKSDKDVRVKLDLGTIGGPSAGLLFSLGIIDKLAGDGEGGDLTGGQKIAGTGTITADGKVGAVGGVALKTQASGRDGAKVFLVPKSECKDAQAELPEGMRLIPVTTLSGTVDALKALKSGGTVPSC, from the coding sequence GTGTCTTCTCGCACTCGCGCCCTCGGGATCTGCACCGCCCTCGTCCTCGCGCTCCTCGCCACCGCGGCCTTCGCGCCGCTGCCGTTCTCGGTCGCCTTCCCCGGTGACACGGCGGACGTGCTCGGCAAGCACAAGGGCAAACAGGTGATCACGATCAGCGGCGCGCCGACCCGCGAGACCAGCGGCCAGCTGCGGATGGCGGCGATCGTGGCGACCGGCCCGGACGCCTCGGTGCGGCTGCCCGACATCATCAGGGGCTGGTTCCGTACGGACCAGGCCGTGATGCCGGTCGAGTCGGTCTACCCGGTCGGCGACACCGCGGAGAAGGCCGTGGAGCACAACCTGAAGGACATGCGCTCCTCCCAGGACGTCGCCACCAAGGCCGCCCTGAACTACCTGCACAAGAGCGACAAGGACGTGCGGGTCAAGCTGGACCTGGGCACGATCGGCGGGCCCAGCGCGGGCCTGCTGTTCTCGCTGGGCATCATCGACAAGCTGGCCGGGGACGGCGAGGGCGGCGACCTGACCGGCGGGCAGAAGATCGCGGGCACCGGAACGATCACCGCGGACGGCAAGGTCGGCGCGGTCGGCGGGGTGGCCCTGAAGACGCAGGCCTCGGGCCGGGACGGCGCCAAGGTCTTCCTCGTCCCCAAGTCGGAGTGCAAGGACGCGCAGGCCGAGCTGCCGGAGGGCATGCGGCTGATCCCCGTCACCACGCTCTCCGGCACGGTGGACGCGCTCAAGGCGCTGAAGTCCGGCGGTACGGTCCCCAGCTGCTGA
- a CDS encoding glycine betaine ABC transporter substrate-binding protein gives MTSGARRWRRTVPAAAGCLLLAAAGPVGCGLVSGSPMSDDVRPGTVGRGLPLKGAELTVTSKEFTENIILGQIMGLAFKAAGATVVDKTNIQGTIGAREAVKSGTADGMYEYTGTGWITHLGHEKPIADPRKQWEAVRDGDRANGVEWLPQSKLNNTYALALNAAHHKRYGAETLSDVAELSRKDPSAVTLCAEAEFSARNDGLPGMTKAYGMDIPAGNIRKMSSGVVYTQVAEGRACAFGEVYTTDGRIKAMGLHVLKDDKHFFPNYNAAPEMNAATMRKYPQIADILAPVTKALDNAVAQSLNAKVDVEGQDPREVAKDWMIEKGFIEDGD, from the coding sequence ATGACCTCAGGAGCACGGCGATGGCGCCGTACCGTACCGGCCGCGGCCGGGTGCCTGCTGCTGGCCGCGGCCGGGCCGGTCGGCTGCGGCCTGGTCAGCGGCAGCCCGATGAGCGACGACGTACGGCCCGGCACGGTCGGCCGGGGGCTGCCGCTGAAGGGCGCCGAGCTGACCGTGACCTCGAAGGAGTTCACCGAGAACATCATCCTCGGCCAGATCATGGGCCTGGCCTTCAAGGCGGCCGGTGCCACGGTCGTGGACAAGACCAACATCCAGGGCACCATCGGCGCCCGCGAGGCGGTCAAGTCCGGTACGGCGGACGGCATGTACGAGTACACCGGCACCGGCTGGATCACCCACCTCGGCCACGAGAAGCCCATCGCGGACCCGCGGAAGCAGTGGGAGGCGGTCCGCGACGGCGACCGGGCCAACGGCGTGGAGTGGCTGCCGCAGTCGAAGCTCAACAACACGTACGCGCTGGCGCTCAACGCCGCACACCACAAGCGGTACGGGGCCGAGACGCTCTCGGACGTCGCCGAGCTGTCCCGCAAGGACCCGAGCGCGGTCACGCTGTGCGCGGAGGCCGAGTTCTCCGCCCGCAACGACGGCCTGCCGGGCATGACCAAGGCGTACGGCATGGACATCCCGGCCGGCAACATCAGGAAGATGAGCAGCGGCGTCGTCTACACCCAGGTGGCCGAGGGCCGGGCCTGCGCCTTCGGCGAGGTCTACACGACCGACGGCCGGATCAAGGCGATGGGCCTGCACGTCCTCAAGGACGACAAGCACTTCTTCCCCAACTACAACGCGGCGCCCGAGATGAACGCGGCGACGATGAGGAAGTATCCGCAGATCGCGGACATCCTGGCGCCGGTCACCAAGGCGCTGGACAACGCCGTCGCGCAGTCGCTGAACGCGAAGGTGGACGTGGAGGGGCAGGACCCCCGCGAGGTCGCCAAGGACTGGATGATCGAGAAGGGGTTCATCGAGGACGGGGACTGA
- a CDS encoding ABC transporter permease — translation MSPRDGRRPPRGERPAGEHEVRGVRFRDEAAAAGERGPLLTAEPEPPAPAARPPRRITWKKVVTVPAVLAAVLLATWLWFRGTDLDSIAHQAVDGGKVWLALRQHLQLTAVSTFFVLVIALPLGVALTRAGLRRAAPAAVAAANLGQAVPALGLLVLLVIWLGIGPEAAVIGMVLYAVLPVLANTIAGLKAIDPTLTEAARGIGMSAAGVLGRVELPLAVPLILAGVRNALVLNVGTATLATFGGGGGLGDLISAGIITQRMPVLVLGSVLTVVLALLVDWLASLVELLLRPRGLEVGEE, via the coding sequence GTGAGCCCCCGGGACGGACGCCGGCCGCCGAGGGGCGAGCGGCCGGCGGGCGAGCACGAGGTGCGCGGCGTACGGTTCCGCGACGAGGCCGCGGCCGCCGGGGAGCGCGGGCCGCTCCTGACGGCCGAGCCGGAGCCCCCGGCGCCGGCCGCCCGGCCGCCGCGCCGGATCACCTGGAAGAAGGTGGTCACGGTGCCCGCCGTGCTGGCGGCGGTGCTGCTCGCCACCTGGCTGTGGTTCCGCGGTACGGACCTGGACTCGATCGCGCACCAGGCGGTGGACGGCGGCAAGGTGTGGCTCGCGCTGCGCCAGCACCTCCAGCTGACCGCCGTGTCGACCTTCTTCGTACTGGTCATCGCGCTGCCGCTGGGCGTCGCGCTGACCCGCGCCGGGCTGCGCCGGGCCGCGCCGGCCGCGGTCGCGGCGGCCAACCTGGGGCAGGCGGTGCCCGCCCTGGGCCTGCTGGTGCTGCTGGTCATCTGGCTCGGCATCGGCCCCGAGGCCGCCGTCATCGGCATGGTCCTGTACGCCGTGCTGCCGGTGCTGGCCAACACCATCGCGGGCCTGAAGGCCATCGACCCGACCCTGACCGAGGCCGCCCGCGGCATCGGCATGTCGGCGGCCGGCGTGCTGGGCAGGGTCGAACTCCCGCTGGCGGTGCCGCTGATCCTGGCGGGCGTGCGCAACGCGCTGGTCCTGAACGTGGGCACCGCGACGCTGGCCACCTTCGGCGGTGGCGGCGGACTCGGCGACCTGATCTCGGCGGGCATCATCACCCAGCGCATGCCGGTGCTGGTGCTCGGTTCCGTCCTGACGGTGGTGCTGGCGCTGCTCGTGGACTGGCTGGCGTCCCTCGTGGAACTGCTGCTGCGCCCGCGCGGGCTGGAGGTGGGGGAGGAATGA
- a CDS encoding betaine/proline/choline family ABC transporter ATP-binding protein (Members of the family are the ATP-binding subunit of ABC transporters for substrates such as betaine, L-proline or other amino acids, choline, carnitine, etc. The substrate specificity is best determined from the substrate-binding subunit, rather than this subunit, as it interacts with the permease subunit and not with substrate directly.) translates to MPETTASGAGIALEHLTKRYPGSPAPAVDDVSMEIKPGETVILVGPSGCGKSTTLKMINRLIEPTSGTIRIGDEDVTGIDPVGLRRKVGYAIQSSGLFPHMTVAQNIALVPKMIGWKKAKVNSRVEEMLDLVGLDPREFHGRYPRQLSGGQQQRVGVARALAADPPVLLMDEPFGAVDPITRDHLQDELIRLQHELRKTIVFVTHDFDEAIKLGDRIAVLREHSHIAQFDTPEAILTNPADDFVSGFVGAGAALKRLNLTRVRDVGVVDFPTASVEDPLQSIFDLLRSGTTNEVLLLDRHRRPYKWLRRGDLMRAKGSLARAGTLVHDTVTRDATLRDALEAVLTDNAGRVAVTGRRGAYIGVVDMETLMNNVHDLLEADRLDALEHRHELEEQRSRQTRLAQEGVDPAGGAHGVKA, encoded by the coding sequence GTGCCTGAGACCACCGCATCCGGCGCCGGCATCGCGCTGGAGCACCTGACCAAGCGGTACCCGGGCAGTCCGGCGCCCGCGGTCGACGACGTGAGCATGGAGATCAAGCCGGGCGAGACGGTGATCCTCGTCGGGCCCTCGGGGTGCGGCAAGTCCACCACCCTGAAGATGATCAACCGGCTGATCGAGCCCACCTCCGGGACCATCCGGATCGGTGACGAGGACGTGACCGGCATCGACCCGGTCGGGCTGCGCCGCAAGGTCGGCTACGCGATCCAGTCGTCCGGCCTGTTCCCGCACATGACCGTCGCGCAGAACATCGCCCTCGTACCGAAGATGATCGGCTGGAAGAAGGCGAAGGTGAACAGCCGCGTCGAGGAGATGCTCGACCTGGTCGGCCTGGACCCGCGCGAGTTCCACGGCCGCTACCCGCGGCAGCTGTCCGGCGGCCAGCAGCAGCGCGTCGGCGTGGCGCGGGCGCTGGCCGCCGACCCGCCGGTCCTGCTGATGGACGAGCCGTTCGGCGCGGTGGACCCGATCACCCGCGACCACCTCCAGGACGAGCTGATCCGGCTCCAGCACGAGCTGCGCAAGACGATCGTCTTCGTCACCCACGACTTCGACGAGGCGATCAAGCTGGGCGACCGGATCGCGGTGCTGCGCGAGCACTCGCACATCGCCCAGTTCGACACCCCCGAGGCCATCCTCACCAACCCCGCCGACGACTTCGTCTCCGGCTTCGTGGGCGCGGGCGCGGCCCTCAAGCGCCTGAACCTCACCCGCGTACGGGACGTGGGCGTGGTCGACTTCCCCACCGCCTCCGTGGAGGACCCGCTCCAGTCGATCTTCGACCTGCTGCGCTCCGGCACCACCAACGAGGTGCTGCTGCTGGACAGACACCGGCGCCCGTACAAGTGGCTGCGCCGCGGCGACCTGATGCGCGCCAAAGGCTCGCTGGCCCGCGCCGGCACGCTCGTGCACGACACGGTCACCCGCGACGCGACGCTGCGCGACGCGCTGGAGGCGGTGCTGACCGACAACGCGGGCCGGGTCGCGGTGACCGGGCGGCGCGGCGCGTACATCGGCGTGGTGGACATGGAGACGCTGATGAACAACGTCCACGACCTGCTGGAAGCGGACCGGCTGGACGCCCTGGAGCACCGGCACGAGCTGGAGGAGCAGCGCTCCCGGCAGACCCGGCTGGCCCAGGAGGGCGTCGATCCGGCGGGCGGCGCGCACGGGGTCAAGGCGTGA
- a CDS encoding ABC transporter permease, with translation MSFWEYLGSRHTQLLTDTFQHAGAVLQCMVLATVLGVLLGVATYRSEWAGNLATATTATILTVPSLALIGLLVPIVGLGVAPTVIALTLYGLLPVVRNAVVGLRGVDPALIDAARGIGMSRTARLLRVELPLAWPPILTGIRVSTQMLMGIAAVAAYASGPGLGNEIFRGISSLGSANALNQVLSGTLGIVVLALLFDAAYVLIGRLTIPRGIRA, from the coding sequence GTGAGCTTCTGGGAGTACCTCGGCAGCCGGCACACCCAGCTGCTGACGGACACGTTTCAGCACGCCGGCGCCGTCCTCCAGTGCATGGTGCTGGCCACCGTGCTCGGGGTGCTGCTCGGCGTCGCCACCTACCGCAGCGAGTGGGCCGGGAACCTGGCCACCGCCACCACCGCGACCATCCTGACGGTGCCCTCGCTGGCCCTGATCGGCCTGCTGGTGCCGATCGTCGGCCTCGGCGTGGCGCCGACCGTCATCGCCCTGACGCTGTACGGGCTGCTGCCGGTGGTGCGCAACGCCGTCGTCGGCCTGCGCGGTGTCGACCCCGCGCTGATCGACGCCGCCAGGGGCATCGGGATGTCCCGTACGGCCCGGCTGCTGCGGGTCGAGCTGCCGCTGGCCTGGCCGCCGATCCTGACCGGCATCCGGGTTTCCACCCAGATGCTGATGGGCATCGCGGCCGTCGCCGCCTACGCCTCGGGCCCGGGGCTGGGCAACGAGATCTTTCGCGGCATCTCGTCGCTGGGCAGCGCCAACGCGCTCAACCAGGTGCTGTCCGGGACGCTCGGCATCGTCGTGCTGGCCCTGCTCTTCGACGCCGCGTACGTACTGATCGGACGCCTGACCATTCCCAGGGGGATCCGTGCCTGA
- a CDS encoding Lrp/AsnC family transcriptional regulator, producing MAIDHLDGRLLELLAEEPRIGVLEASRRLGVARGTAQARLDRLQSNGVIRGFGPDVDPAALGYPVTAFATLEIKQGQGADVRAHLASVPEVLELHTTTGHGDMLCRLVARSNADLQRVIDLVVGFDGIMRASTAIVMENPVPLRIIPLVKQAAGH from the coding sequence GTGGCGATCGATCATTTGGACGGCAGGCTGCTGGAGCTGCTCGCCGAGGAACCGCGCATCGGCGTGCTGGAGGCGTCGCGCCGGCTCGGGGTGGCGCGCGGGACGGCGCAGGCGCGCCTGGACCGGCTTCAGTCGAACGGAGTGATCCGGGGATTCGGGCCCGACGTGGACCCCGCGGCGCTGGGCTATCCGGTCACCGCGTTCGCGACGCTGGAGATCAAACAGGGCCAAGGGGCCGACGTACGCGCGCACTTGGCGTCCGTACCGGAAGTGCTTGAGCTGCATACAACGACGGGACATGGGGACATGCTGTGCAGGCTCGTTGCCCGTTCGAACGCCGACTTGCAGCGGGTCATCGACCTGGTTGTGGGTTTTGATGGCATCATGCGGGCTTCCACCGCCATTGTCATGGAGAACCCGGTTCCGTTGCGCATCATCCCGCTGGTCAAGCAAGCCGCGGGGCACTGA
- the hppD gene encoding 4-hydroxyphenylpyruvate dioxygenase produces MTQTTDHTTPTSARQADPFPVKGMDAVVFAVGNAKQAAHYYATAFGMKRVAYSGPENGSRETASYVLESGSARFVFTSVIKPTTDWGRFLADHVAAHGDGVIDLAIEVPDARAAYAYALEHGATGIEEPYETKDEHGVVVRASIATYGKTRHTLVERTDYEGPYLPGYVAAEPIVEPGKRRFQAIDHCVGNVELGKMDEWVAFYNNVMGFTNMKEFVGSDIATEYSALMSKVVADGTRKVKFPLNEPAIAKKKSQIDEYLEFYGGPGCQHIALATNDIVASVRAMRAAGVEFLDTPDSYYDTLGEWAGETRVPVETLRELKILVDRDEDGYLLQIFTKPVQDRPTVFFELIERHGSMGFGKGNFKALFEAIEREQERRGNL; encoded by the coding sequence ATGACTCAGACCACGGACCACACCACCCCCACGAGTGCGCGGCAGGCCGATCCCTTCCCGGTCAAGGGGATGGACGCGGTCGTCTTCGCCGTCGGCAACGCCAAGCAGGCAGCGCACTACTACGCCACCGCCTTCGGCATGAAGCGCGTCGCCTACTCCGGACCGGAGAACGGCAGCCGTGAGACCGCCAGTTACGTGCTCGAATCCGGCAGCGCCCGCTTCGTCTTCACCTCCGTCATCAAGCCGACGACCGACTGGGGCCGCTTCCTGGCCGACCACGTCGCCGCGCACGGTGACGGCGTCATCGACCTCGCCATAGAGGTGCCGGACGCGCGCGCCGCCTACGCCTACGCCCTGGAGCACGGCGCCACCGGCATAGAGGAGCCGTACGAGACCAAGGACGAGCACGGCGTCGTCGTGCGCGCCTCCATCGCCACGTACGGCAAGACCCGGCACACCCTGGTCGAGCGCACCGATTACGAAGGCCCCTACCTGCCCGGCTACGTCGCCGCCGAGCCGATCGTCGAGCCCGGGAAGCGCCGCTTCCAGGCCATCGACCACTGCGTCGGCAACGTCGAACTCGGCAAGATGGACGAGTGGGTGGCCTTCTACAACAACGTCATGGGCTTCACGAACATGAAGGAGTTCGTCGGCTCGGACATCGCCACCGAATACAGCGCGCTGATGTCGAAGGTGGTCGCGGACGGCACCCGCAAGGTGAAGTTCCCGCTCAACGAGCCGGCCATCGCCAAGAAGAAGTCGCAGATCGACGAATACCTGGAGTTCTACGGCGGCCCCGGCTGCCAGCACATCGCCCTGGCCACCAACGACATCGTCGCCAGCGTCCGGGCCATGCGCGCGGCCGGCGTCGAGTTCCTGGACACCCCGGACTCCTACTACGACACCCTCGGCGAGTGGGCGGGCGAGACCCGCGTCCCGGTCGAGACGCTGCGCGAGCTGAAGATCCTCGTCGACCGGGACGAGGACGGCTACCTGTTGCAGATCTTCACCAAGCCCGTCCAGGACCGCCCCACCGTCTTCTTCGAACTGATCGAGCGGCACGGCTCGATGGGCTTCGGCAAGGGCAACTTCAAGGCCCTCTTCGAGGCGATCGAGCGGGAGCAGGAGCGGCGCGGCAACCTCTGA